The following proteins are co-located in the Nerophis lumbriciformis linkage group LG22, RoL_Nlum_v2.1, whole genome shotgun sequence genome:
- the LOC133615358 gene encoding uncharacterized protein codes for MTKLELLGGYLTERLTALVRDILDVVEDTVSEYREETVRTRRENEILRRQLRDFRLVEAGLQCPRSNKISEQHGDRQPACAPQHQRVPPAGTSAQAASGVLRADDSSFKASLPSPPAAILTLHVDVQRAPPPPPIKTEHEESKVTSAPTHDLVSVDESHVRTHADARGRAGASPDTSASTIVYECPRCSEAFDRAAGLRLHLEQKRKTYACDWCCKSFAQSADLRRHLRTHTGERPHRCSFCSKSFSQQGNLRRHVRIHTGERPYCCPLCQRTFSDGDTLKKHRRTHHHTRLSDT; via the exons ATGACCAAACTGGAGCTGCTGGGCGGCTACCTGACGGAGCGGCTGACGGCGCTGGTCAGGGACATCCTGGACGTGGTCGAGGACACGGTCAGCGAGTACCGGGAAGAGACGGTCCGGACCCGGCGAGAGAACGAGATCCTGCGGAGGCAACTGCGCGACTTCCGGCTCGTGGAGGCCGGGCTTCAGTGTCCGA GAAGCAACAAGATCTCCGAGCAGCATGGCGACCGCCAGCCCGCCTGTGCTCCCCAACACCAACGAGTGCCACCAGCCGGCACGTCGGCGCAGGCGGCATCCGGCGTCCTGCGAGCGGACGACTCGTCTTTCAAAGCCTCTCTCCCCTCGCCGCCCGCCGCCATCCTTACACTCCACGTGGACGTGCAGCGagcgcccccccctcctcccatCAAGACGGAGCACGAGGAGTCTAAGGTGACGTCCGCGCCGACGCACGATCTGGTCTCTGTGGACGAGTCGCATGTCAGGACACACGCGGACGCTCGGGGGCGTGCGGGAGCCTCTCCTGACACATCGGCGAGCACCATCGTTTACGAGTGTCCTCGCTGCAGCGAGGCCTTCGACCGGGCTGCCGGGCTGCGCCTCCACCTGGAGCAGAAGCGCAAGACGTACGCCTGCGACTGGTGCTGCAAGTCCTTCGCGCAGTCGGCCGACCTGCGGCGACACCTGCGCACGCACACGGGCGAACGGCCGCACCGCTGCTCCTTCTGCTCCAAGAGCTTCAGCCAGCAAGGAAACCTGCGGCGACACGTGCGCATCCACACGGGCGAGCGGCCATATTGCTGCCCGCTCTGCCAGCGCACCTTCAGTGACGGCGACACGCTCAAGAAGCACAGGCGCACCCACCACCACACACGCCTCTCTGACACCTGA